AGTAACCATCTCGACTAAAGGCATCCCCAGTCGATCGGTAGTATAGACACGATCATGACCAATATCGGAAACCTCACGGCAGGAATCTTCTTCGATACTGAGCTGGATGATACGAACTTTCTTTTCCCAGAGCGGGATTTCTCCCTCAATGCCAACAATCGCCGTGCGTTGGAATCCGGTCGGGATGCTGCCGTCGAGGTATTGCTTGCGGGTGATATGAAGTTCACCGACCATGCTGGATTTCAGCAGCAACCCGAGTTCAATCGCAATCTCCAGTGCTTCGGGGTCGATCTTGAATGGCGGCGTATCATCGACTTCATAAGTACAGGCGGTTTCGTACTTGAGGCGGTAAAAGATATTCTTGCGTGTCTTGCGTTCCATCAGGGCGGTGCCGTCGTATTCGCCCATCTCGCTGAGAGTGGGGCGCATGTGACGAATCACCTCGGCATCATAGTCGTCACCGCGCTGATATATTCCAGCTGGACAACGACAGAACAGCTTGGAAGCGGTGAGTAACTGCTGGTGGATTTCCAGACCGCACTTGAAACCCAGCTTCCGGTATGTGTCGAGAGTGGCCTCTTGTCTGGGGACAAAGCCTACCTGCTGCATAGTGCGATTGTAGTTTATCTCGGAACTGACCACGGTGTCGGCTCCGGCGGTGACATTATCAGATTGCTTCACTCCACGCTACTCCACACAATTCAGTTTCCAAACCATCAGGGCAAAAACTACTATCGGCAACAAACAGCCATTGGCTGGCCCGGATAGGATAGTCAAAGATGGTGATTTTTGCAAACCTTTCGATGGTTGCAACCATCATAATTAAGCAACTGCCGGAATTCCGGTCTATCTGTGCTCAGGCGAATCAGCCCCGTTTTCACTCATTGGCAACAGCATATTGTAGTAGGCACGCTGGAAGATGGCCAGTGCCTTACGGTTGTACTCTATCGCCATCTCCGGCAGCGAATCAACCAAATTGACTGGGGACTCGATTCTTCCCGTGGCGGGATCAATCCGGTACAGCGCTTGTGGTCCGTCAAGGCGACTTATGTTGTAATAGTCATTCTGAATATAACCGACTTGCAGCCAATCAGAGAACTGGGCGTATTCCACCCCGGTCTCGGAGCTGTCCAGAAGGTCACGCCCAAAGGAGTAGTCATCGTACTCCAACCTGACTCGTCCCATGACTGTCGGAAGGATATCAATCTGGCTTGCCAGAGACGAGATTTGTCGCCCCGAGGATTCATCCAGAGAATCGGTGTGCAATATCAATAACGGGATGTGATATTGAGTAAGATCCATGTCTCCCATCGGTTGGTAGAGCATCCCGTTATCGGAGGTGACGACAATCAGGGTATTGGAAAAACGGGGATTATCGGCAATCGCAGCTATAAACCGCCCCAGCGCCCAGTCTGAATATTTGAAAGCATTCAAACGCAACCTGTCATCTTCTTCCTCGGGCAAGGGTCCGTAGGGAACATCTGGTACAAGCCAGGGTCCATGATTGGAGGCAGTGAGCAGAGTAGCAAAGAACCGTTCTTCGCCCAATGCCCCAAGTTCTTCAATGGCACGATCAAACATCACATGGTCGGGAACACCGAGTGTGCTCAACTTTTCCGATGAGTCGTAGTCCTCCAAAGAAAAGATGCGCTGCATCCCGTTGGAGATAAGGAATCCTTGCATGTTGTCGAAATGCGGATCATGGGTCGTAAAGAAAAGAGTCTCGTAGTCGTGTTCGAGAAGGATCGATGGCAGCCCCCAGAACCTGTTTTGCCCCGTAACCTGTTTCATGACCGACTTGCCGAAAATCAGCGGATAGCCATAAAGAGTACAGAATAACCCTGAGTAGGTGTGACTCCCCGAGGAATAGAAGTCCGTGAAGAGTGTTCCTCGACGAGACCAGACATCAAAATGCGGAGTGAGATCATAGGAGTAGCGATTGTCAAGAACACCGATCCGACTTGCTCCGAACGATTCCATGATAATCAG
This is a stretch of genomic DNA from Candidatus Zixiibacteriota bacterium. It encodes these proteins:
- a CDS encoding sulfatase-like hydrolase/transferase, which produces MKFRSRYISAPSVFALGVLLLQVLFFQVWRLVLLFKLSDLTIDVPGLILFQSFFLGTRFDLAIAAYVAAPLYLMSTIPRFKITHNKVVQKICLGFLITVSAITFFIHLVDIEFFLFFNSRLNGSVLQWSDTPGFMFSMVWQTYPVVWYLVLYSVLLSLFIAAVHKLLRWVTAWDSRTTILVNLLWIPVTFVVLGVLARGRIEEKAPLTWGLAYFSEYDVANQLALNPTFTFLRDAVYDVGSKQNTASTMEAIAFPEVDSLVRVLTGRSYVAADSSTLRLHRRVEFYSENDNPPNVILIIMESFGASRIGVLDNRYSYDLTPHFDVWSRRGTLFTDFYSSGSHTYSGLFCTLYGYPLIFGKSVMKQVTGQNRFWGLPSILLEHDYETLFFTTHDPHFDNMQGFLISNGMQRIFSLEDYDSSEKLSTLGVPDHVMFDRAIEELGALGEERFFATLLTASNHGPWLVPDVPYGPLPEEEDDRLRLNAFKYSDWALGRFIAAIADNPRFSNTLIVVTSDNGMLYQPMGDMDLTQYHIPLLILHTDSLDESSGRQISSLASQIDILPTVMGRVRLEYDDYSFGRDLLDSSETGVEYAQFSDWLQVGYIQNDYYNISRLDGPQALYRIDPATGRIESPVNLVDSLPEMAIEYNRKALAIFQRAYYNMLLPMSENGADSPEHR